One bacterium genomic window carries:
- a CDS encoding type II toxin-antitoxin system PemK/MazF family toxin, translated as MVVRQYDIFMISLDPARGHEIKKSRPCLVISPDEMNGNISTVIIAPMTTASHPYPSRVPLQFAGKQGWVVLDQLRTVDKLRLVKRLGAAEETVIKKVKEVIKEMLVD; from the coding sequence ATGGTAGTTCGCCAGTACGATATATTCATGATCTCGCTGGACCCGGCCCGGGGCCACGAGATAAAAAAATCCCGGCCTTGTCTGGTGATCTCCCCGGACGAGATGAACGGGAACATCTCCACGGTCATCATAGCCCCAATGACCACGGCCTCGCATCCCTATCCCAGCCGGGTGCCGCTCCAGTTCGCCGGCAAGCAGGGCTGGGTGGTGCTGGACCAGCTGCGGACGGTGGACAAATTGCGGCTGGTAAAACGGCTGGGGGCAGCCGAGGAGACGGTGATAAAAAAGGTAAAAGAAGTGATCAAAGAAATGCTGGTGGACTGA
- a CDS encoding DUF559 domain-containing protein: protein MIRNQFYSQKKLFLAKLMRQKMTPAEKVFWQAVKGNKVKGLHFRRQQIIKGFIADFYCDKLKLVVEIDGGIHESQKDYDAERDKVIKDHEIRVIRFTNQDVLNNIVTIIKQLESI, encoded by the coding sequence ATGATAAGAAACCAGTTCTATTCGCAAAAAAAGCTTTTTCTTGCCAAACTAATGCGCCAAAAAATGACTCCGGCAGAAAAGGTATTTTGGCAGGCGGTAAAGGGGAATAAAGTAAAAGGACTGCACTTCAGGCGGCAGCAGATCATCAAAGGTTTTATCGCAGATTTCTACTGTGACAAACTCAAGTTGGTGGTGGAAATAGACGGCGGCATACATGAGTCACAAAAAGACTATGATGCCGAAAGAGACAAGGTGATCAAGGATCATGAAATAAGAGTGATACGTTTTACCAATCAAGATGTTCTGAACAACATAGTAACTATTATAAAGCAACTGGAGTCCATTTGA